From the Candidatus Hydrogenedentota bacterium genome, one window contains:
- a CDS encoding ABC-F family ATP-binding cassette domain-containing protein has protein sequence MPPQSPPKPVLSVINATKYYGAQPVLQDVSLTLNEGDRMGFIGRNGCGKSTLMRIMAGEEPLDGGEVTVTKGMRVALLRQQCGLDMDQTVGDALRAAAAALTGLLRDYEDAVRRLSHLPGDCWEYREVQEECDHLHHALDLADAWHPDQEIRRVATALRLPPEDRHLGGLSGGELRRVDLATKIIQHPDILLLDEPTNHIDTESVAWIESHLERYEGTCVLVTHDRYFLDRIVTRIVELEFSRVWSFPGSYARFLEYKCDVEENRARAEDNRQSLIRRELAWYRRGAQARSTKQKARIDRLMDTVEEGPPPKHRDFLFEIPEPEHLGKNILEARQISHGYGDQPLFRQFSFFMQKGMRVGIIGPNGSGKTTLLRVLMGRERPKSGEVVIGDSTRFLYLDQHHDEVDPAQSILDFVSEGARFWEIGKHRLFVPAYIEKFLYDRESANMPMGNLSGGERNRMDLVKRLLRGGNFLVLDEPTNDLDLFTLRLLEETILAYDGCALIVSHDRYFLNRVCTHLLVFEDNGKVIEIRGNYDDYLLYRARKEEDAKILRRETAAASPAPPRSATANGGSRKLTWKEKQEAAGMEAAILEAEAELERLDAEVQAAGFYEQGHGSVNETLARLQTVRQEVERLYARWAELEALGG, from the coding sequence ATGCCCCCCCAGTCCCCGCCAAAACCCGTCCTGAGCGTCATCAACGCCACCAAATACTATGGCGCGCAGCCGGTCCTGCAGGATGTCTCCCTCACACTGAACGAGGGCGACCGCATGGGCTTCATCGGCCGGAACGGCTGCGGCAAGTCCACCCTGATGCGGATCATGGCGGGCGAGGAGCCGCTGGACGGCGGCGAGGTGACCGTCACCAAGGGCATGCGCGTGGCCCTGCTGCGCCAGCAGTGCGGACTCGACATGGACCAGACCGTGGGCGACGCGCTGCGCGCGGCGGCGGCGGCGCTCACGGGCCTGCTGCGCGACTATGAGGACGCCGTGCGCCGCCTCAGCCACCTCCCCGGAGACTGCTGGGAGTACCGGGAGGTGCAGGAAGAGTGCGACCATCTTCACCACGCCCTGGACCTCGCCGACGCCTGGCATCCGGACCAGGAAATTCGGCGCGTGGCCACGGCCCTGCGGCTGCCCCCGGAGGACCGGCATCTGGGCGGCCTCTCCGGCGGGGAACTGCGCCGGGTGGACCTGGCCACAAAAATCATCCAGCATCCCGACATCCTCCTGCTGGACGAGCCCACCAACCACATAGACACGGAAAGCGTCGCCTGGATCGAGTCGCACCTGGAACGCTACGAGGGCACCTGCGTGCTGGTCACCCATGACCGCTATTTCCTGGACCGCATTGTCACCCGCATTGTCGAGCTGGAATTCAGCCGGGTGTGGTCCTTTCCGGGGAGTTACGCGCGGTTTCTGGAGTACAAGTGCGACGTGGAGGAGAACCGCGCCCGCGCCGAGGACAACAGGCAGTCGCTCATCCGCCGCGAACTCGCCTGGTACCGGCGCGGTGCCCAGGCACGCAGCACCAAGCAGAAGGCCCGCATTGACCGGCTCATGGACACGGTGGAGGAGGGGCCGCCGCCGAAGCACCGCGACTTCCTTTTTGAAATCCCCGAGCCGGAGCATCTGGGAAAAAACATCCTCGAGGCCCGGCAAATCTCCCACGGCTACGGGGACCAGCCGCTCTTCCGCCAGTTCTCGTTTTTCATGCAGAAGGGCATGCGCGTGGGCATCATCGGGCCGAACGGCTCGGGAAAAACCACCCTGCTGCGCGTGCTCATGGGTCGCGAGCGGCCCAAGTCCGGCGAGGTGGTCATAGGCGACTCTACCCGTTTCCTCTACCTGGACCAGCACCACGACGAGGTGGACCCGGCCCAAAGCATTCTGGACTTCGTCTCCGAGGGGGCGCGTTTCTGGGAAATTGGGAAACACCGCCTCTTTGTGCCCGCCTATATTGAGAAGTTCCTCTATGACCGGGAAAGCGCCAACATGCCCATGGGCAACCTCTCCGGGGGCGAGCGCAACCGCATGGACTTGGTCAAGCGTCTCCTGCGCGGCGGTAATTTCCTGGTGCTGGACGAGCCGACGAACGATCTTGACCTGTTCACCCTGCGCCTGCTGGAGGAGACCATTCTGGCCTACGACGGCTGCGCGCTCATCGTCAGCCATGACCGCTACTTTTTGAACCGGGTCTGCACGCACCTGCTGGTCTTCGAGGACAACGGAAAGGTGATCGAGATTCGCGGGAACTACGACGACTACCTGCTCTACCGCGCCCGGAAAGAGGAGGACGCCAAAATCCTGCGCCGCGAGACGGCGGCTGCGTCCCCCGCCCCGCCCCGCTCCGCCACCGCCAACGGCGGGTCGCGAAAACTCACCTGGAAGGAGAAGCAGGAGGCGGCGGGCATGGAGGCAGCCATTCTGGAGGCCGAGGCCGAACTGGAGCGCCTCGATGCGGAGGTTCAGGCGGCGGGCTTTTACGAGCAGGGCCATGGAAGTGTGAACGAAACCCTGGCCCGCCTCCAGACCGTGCGGCAGGAGGTCGAGCGGCTCTACGCCCGCTGGGCGGAGCTGGAGGCGCTGGGGGGATAA
- a CDS encoding alpha/beta fold hydrolase, translating to MIDLSKTSSLMGWPETRKAIEAALREALGKMPKHPQDSQIKVIEENETRGITRKRVIFSVTDDETVSGWLFSPDGKEEVPGILCCHGLTPHGKDEPAGFEGNHRLAFAQHYAERGYATLAVDMPAAGERTPAKREHFDADFFHKENPGMSLAAKALSDHMQAVGVFAEVKRVDATRIGVIGHGLGGFNALLLAAFDDRVQACVASSAFTRLATDKTPGQWPGSPPVTLVPKFSATGPGGSFPLDWEHILALAAPTAVQVITSLSNSIHTNPKSCQKAVTLAGKIYKLLGAQSALDLYTHHDGEDFTPETLDVADEWFERWL from the coding sequence ATGATTGACCTTTCAAAAACATCCAGCCTGATGGGTTGGCCGGAAACCCGCAAGGCGATAGAGGCGGCCCTGCGCGAGGCCCTCGGGAAAATGCCCAAGCACCCGCAGGACAGCCAGATCAAGGTGATCGAGGAGAACGAAACCCGGGGTATCACGCGGAAACGGGTCATCTTCAGCGTCACGGACGACGAGACCGTGAGCGGCTGGCTCTTCTCGCCCGACGGCAAGGAGGAGGTGCCCGGCATCCTCTGCTGCCATGGCCTGACCCCCCACGGCAAGGACGAGCCGGCGGGCTTCGAGGGAAACCACCGCCTGGCATTCGCGCAGCACTACGCCGAGCGGGGCTACGCGACGCTGGCCGTGGACATGCCCGCCGCGGGCGAGCGCACCCCCGCCAAGCGGGAGCACTTTGACGCGGATTTCTTCCACAAGGAAAACCCCGGCATGAGTCTGGCCGCAAAGGCCCTGTCGGACCACATGCAGGCCGTGGGCGTCTTCGCGGAGGTCAAGCGGGTGGACGCCACCCGCATCGGCGTCATCGGCCACGGTCTGGGCGGTTTCAACGCGCTGCTGCTGGCCGCCTTTGACGACCGGGTGCAAGCCTGTGTCGCCAGTTCCGCCTTTACCCGGCTGGCGACGGACAAGACCCCCGGCCAATGGCCGGGCAGCCCGCCGGTCACCCTCGTGCCCAAATTCTCCGCAACCGGACCCGGCGGGAGTTTCCCCCTGGACTGGGAACATATCCTCGCCCTGGCCGCCCCGACTGCGGTGCAGGTCATCACGTCCCTGTCGAACTCGATTCACACCAACCCAAAGAGCTGTCAAAAGGCGGTCACGCTGGCCGGTAAAATCTACAAGCTGCTCGGGGCGCAAAGCGCGCTGGACCTCTACACGCACCATGACGGGGAGGATTTCACCCCCGAAACCCTGGATGTGGCGGACGAGTGGTTCGAGCGCTGGCTGTGA
- the ligA gene encoding NAD-dependent DNA ligase LigA, with protein MQDEKSNSTPAERHARLKAEIGRHNLLYYQKAAPEITDLEFDALLRELQELEAEHPELVTADSPTQQVGGAPSGKFAAVAHTVPMLSIDNTYNEGELRAFDQRVRKGLEGAAPEYFVELKLDGVSISLRYEEGELVRAATRGDGKTGDDVTENVKTIQALPKRLQGAPAWMEVRGEVYMTFPVLERLNREREEEGLEPYRNPRNTAAGTLKLLDSREVARRGLEIALYDIVESSEPLAADHAGIMERLRGFGLPVNPHGKLCADMDAVLAMCGEWRARRFDLDYATDGMVVKVNRLRQREILGATTKAPRWIIAYKFPAETVRTRLLSISVQVGKSGALTPVAEMEPVLLAGSVVKRATLHNFEDLAAKDLRPGDLVEVQKAGEVIPQVLRHIPEERPANAVPFAVPAHCPDCGSTAHRDPEGVYLRCLNLSCPAQIKGRLEHFASRKAMDIDGLGPALVEQLVERGLVRDPSDLFRLEKGQILGLERMGEKSAENLLAALAAAKNRPLSRLLFGLGIRHVGSRTAEILAERHNTLEALAAAPLESLTELRDIGDIVAAGVREFFDVEENHALLKRLEDAGLRLWERGEDEVPDAGPKPFAGMTFVVTGTLDRATRDEVHERIKRLGGHPATSVSKKTTYLVAGSDAGSKLEKARTLGVAVLDEAGFEALAARAGEGGA; from the coding sequence ATGCAGGACGAAAAATCAAACAGCACCCCCGCGGAACGGCACGCCCGTCTCAAAGCCGAGATAGGGCGGCACAATCTCCTTTATTACCAGAAGGCCGCCCCGGAAATCACCGATTTGGAATTTGACGCCCTGCTTAGGGAACTGCAGGAGCTTGAGGCGGAGCATCCGGAGCTGGTCACGGCGGATTCGCCGACGCAGCAGGTCGGCGGCGCGCCCTCCGGCAAGTTTGCCGCAGTCGCCCACACGGTGCCCATGCTCTCCATTGACAACACCTACAACGAGGGGGAGTTGCGGGCTTTCGACCAGCGGGTGCGCAAGGGGCTGGAGGGGGCGGCTCCGGAGTACTTTGTCGAGTTGAAACTGGACGGGGTCTCCATCAGCCTGCGCTATGAGGAGGGGGAACTGGTCCGCGCCGCCACGCGCGGCGACGGGAAAACCGGGGACGATGTGACGGAGAATGTCAAAACCATCCAGGCCCTGCCGAAGCGTCTTCAGGGTGCGCCCGCCTGGATGGAGGTGCGCGGCGAGGTGTACATGACTTTCCCCGTTCTTGAACGGCTCAACCGCGAGCGTGAGGAGGAGGGGCTGGAGCCCTATCGCAACCCGCGCAACACGGCGGCCGGCACGTTAAAACTGCTGGATTCACGCGAGGTGGCCCGGCGCGGTCTGGAAATCGCCCTGTACGACATTGTGGAGTCCTCCGAGCCGCTGGCGGCGGACCATGCGGGCATCATGGAGCGGCTGCGCGGCTTCGGCCTGCCGGTCAACCCCCACGGAAAACTGTGCGCGGACATGGACGCCGTGCTGGCGATGTGCGGGGAATGGCGCGCGCGCCGCTTTGACCTGGACTACGCCACGGACGGCATGGTGGTGAAGGTGAACCGACTGCGGCAGCGTGAAATCCTGGGCGCCACAACCAAGGCGCCGCGCTGGATTATCGCCTACAAGTTCCCCGCCGAGACGGTGCGGACACGCCTGCTGTCCATCTCCGTGCAGGTGGGCAAGTCCGGGGCGCTCACGCCGGTGGCGGAGATGGAGCCGGTGCTGCTGGCGGGCAGTGTGGTGAAGCGGGCGACTTTGCACAATTTTGAGGACCTGGCCGCGAAGGACCTCCGGCCCGGCGATTTGGTGGAGGTGCAGAAGGCCGGGGAAGTCATTCCCCAGGTGCTGCGGCACATTCCGGAGGAACGCCCCGCCAACGCCGTGCCTTTTGCGGTTCCGGCACATTGCCCGGACTGCGGCAGCACCGCGCACCGGGACCCCGAGGGGGTATACCTGCGCTGCCTCAACCTGTCCTGCCCCGCGCAGATCAAGGGGCGGTTGGAGCATTTTGCCAGCCGCAAGGCCATGGACATTGACGGTCTCGGGCCGGCCCTCGTCGAACAACTGGTTGAAAGGGGGCTTGTCCGGGACCCCTCCGACCTGTTCCGCCTGGAAAAGGGGCAGATTCTTGGGCTGGAACGGATGGGGGAGAAGTCTGCGGAGAATCTGCTGGCCGCGCTGGCGGCGGCGAAAAACCGCCCGCTCAGCCGGCTCCTCTTCGGCCTGGGCATACGGCACGTGGGGAGCCGAACGGCGGAGATTCTGGCGGAGCGGCACAACACCCTGGAGGCGCTGGCCGCCGCCCCACTGGAGTCCCTGACAGAACTTCGCGACATTGGGGACATTGTCGCCGCCGGAGTGCGCGAGTTTTTTGACGTGGAGGAGAACCACGCCCTGCTGAAACGGCTGGAGGACGCGGGGCTGCGCCTGTGGGAACGCGGGGAGGACGAGGTGCCGGACGCAGGCCCGAAGCCTTTCGCGGGCATGACCTTTGTGGTCACGGGCACCCTGGATCGGGCCACCCGCGACGAGGTCCATGAACGCATCAAACGTCTGGGCGGGCATCCGGCCACCAGCGTGAGCAAGAAGACCACCTATCTGGTGGCGGGCTCCGATGCGGGCTCGAAGCTGGAGAAGGCCCGGACGCTTGGCGTGGCGGTGCTGGACGAGGCCGGTTTCGAGGCGCTGGCCGCCCGGGCCGGGGAGGGTGGCGCATGA
- a CDS encoding ABC transporter permease, whose product MTEHRVECPERLDKENGRELFAGVKKLRPARGDSALLNLAATREMDSFGGAWLIRAARHLRTRGVSVRWEGQTGGVAEFMVILEPGLKMGEPPKPHFPWFLEAMGGGAISFAAEFRQFMSLCVDALYWTVLAPFEGRGFRFSAFVDELNEMGVRAVRIVCLMNFLMGLIIAMLSAKQVEAFGIQIYVANLIIIAFARELGAVTTAVVVSARTGAAIAAEIATMEVQEEIDALRGMGINVVQYLVSPKLLALLVALPCLTVLGMLSGTLGGALWGVGVLGFRPSIWYNQTLGAADLSDFTQGMLKSLSFAVAIALIGCHNGFRVTGGSRGVGQMTTRAVVMDIFMLICIDIVFATIFYYLLD is encoded by the coding sequence ATGACCGAGCACCGCGTCGAGTGTCCGGAGCGGCTGGACAAGGAAAACGGGCGCGAACTGTTCGCCGGAGTCAAAAAACTGCGGCCCGCGCGGGGCGACTCCGCCCTGCTGAACCTTGCGGCCACGCGCGAGATGGACTCATTCGGCGGCGCATGGCTCATCCGCGCGGCGCGCCATCTCAGGACAAGGGGTGTCTCAGTCCGCTGGGAGGGCCAGACCGGCGGTGTGGCGGAGTTCATGGTCATCCTCGAGCCGGGCCTGAAAATGGGCGAGCCCCCCAAGCCGCATTTCCCCTGGTTTCTGGAGGCCATGGGCGGCGGGGCCATCAGTTTCGCCGCGGAGTTCAGGCAGTTTATGAGCCTGTGCGTGGACGCGCTGTACTGGACGGTTCTCGCCCCCTTCGAGGGGCGGGGGTTCCGGTTTTCCGCCTTTGTGGACGAGTTGAACGAGATGGGCGTGCGCGCCGTGCGCATTGTGTGCCTGATGAACTTCCTCATGGGCCTGATTATCGCCATGCTCTCGGCGAAGCAGGTCGAGGCCTTCGGCATCCAGATTTATGTCGCCAACCTCATCATCATCGCCTTCGCCCGCGAACTGGGGGCCGTGACCACCGCCGTGGTGGTCTCGGCCCGGACCGGCGCGGCCATCGCCGCCGAGATTGCCACCATGGAGGTTCAGGAGGAGATTGACGCCCTGCGCGGCATGGGCATCAACGTGGTGCAGTATCTTGTCTCCCCCAAGCTGCTCGCCCTGCTAGTCGCCCTGCCCTGCCTGACGGTGCTTGGCATGCTTTCCGGCACCCTGGGCGGCGCCCTGTGGGGGGTCGGCGTGCTTGGTTTCCGCCCCTCGATCTGGTACAACCAGACCCTGGGCGCGGCGGACCTCAGCGATTTTACCCAGGGAATGCTCAAGTCCCTGTCCTTCGCCGTGGCCATCGCCCTCATCGGCTGCCACAACGGCTTCCGGGTCACCGGCGGCTCGCGCGGCGTGGGGCAGATGACCACCCGCGCCGTGGTCATGGACATTTTCATGCTGATTTGCATTGACATCGTGTTCGCAACCATATTCTACTACCTGCTGGATTAG
- a CDS encoding ATP-binding cassette domain-containing protein, with amino-acid sequence MENTANKEDVIIRVRDLVTHYGETKVLDGITFDVHRGEIFMVVGGSGCGKSTLLKHLCGLLRPTSGNIIFQGRDIAGMDEDELAVMQRSIGIAFQSSGLFNSMTVGDNVAMPMREYGLVDPELTDSLVRMKLSLVGLSAAQHLMPSDLSGGMRKRAGLARAMAVDPALVYFDEPSAGLDPIMAAGLDELVIKLNRILGMTFVIVTHELDSIRLAAHRVLMLDRGKIVFLGTVEEAERCDVERVRQFFERRPDEYIDQRQLAG; translated from the coding sequence ATGGAAAACACCGCAAACAAGGAGGATGTCATCATCCGGGTCCGCGACCTGGTCACCCATTACGGGGAGACCAAGGTGCTGGACGGAATCACCTTTGACGTGCACCGGGGCGAGATTTTCATGGTGGTCGGCGGGAGCGGCTGCGGAAAAAGCACCCTGCTGAAGCACCTTTGCGGCCTGCTGCGGCCCACTTCCGGGAACATCATTTTCCAGGGCCGGGACATCGCGGGCATGGACGAGGACGAACTGGCCGTGATGCAGCGGTCCATCGGCATCGCCTTCCAGTCCAGCGGACTCTTCAACTCGATGACCGTGGGCGACAATGTCGCCATGCCCATGCGCGAGTACGGTCTGGTGGACCCGGAACTGACGGACTCGCTGGTGCGTATGAAACTCAGCCTGGTCGGCCTCTCCGCCGCCCAGCACCTCATGCCCAGCGACCTTTCGGGCGGCATGCGCAAGCGCGCCGGACTGGCCCGGGCCATGGCCGTGGACCCCGCGCTGGTGTATTTTGACGAGCCCTCGGCGGGTCTGGACCCCATCATGGCGGCCGGGTTGGACGAACTGGTGATCAAATTGAACCGGATTCTGGGCATGACCTTCGTCATCGTGACGCACGAGCTGGACTCGATCCGGCTGGCGGCGCACCGGGTGCTCATGCTGGACCGGGGCAAAATCGTCTTTCTGGGCACGGTGGAGGAGGCGGAGCGGTGCGACGTGGAGCGGGTGCGCCAGTT